TTTTTAAATGCTTTGTGGATGATTGATGACATCTCTGAAGTTGTTGATTGTCTTAAAAACTAGAAGTGAGCTAACAAAACTAGTGCTTTCTTTATTTAAGGAGTATTACATACCATTGTAATAAATAGTGGAGtcaattaatttttcatattttatcttGCGCTACGTAGTTAATTTATGGGTTTTTCCTTCTCTGTCCAAGTTTTTGTTACTTTAGCTACTAGTCTACTACTACTTTTTTTGGAGATATAAACATGGATAGTTCTTAACTGGTGACTTAGTGCAATCCATCAGATTTCACATAATAGAGTAGGCATTGATGTTATCTAATTTTTGCTGTGGTATTCATGGCTTTGTTTAATACTCAAATGATGCCGAATTGTACACTTGTTGTTTTCATGACCGTATAGTTACATAAATATATGGTTTTATTTCTCATGTTTATTGTGCGATGTGGTCAAACAAAAGGCATATGTGGTTAGTGTGCCAACAGCCATGTGAGATTTTGAACAGGAAATGAACTCATAAGGACATTGCAAAGTTAGGTGTGAGattcagaatttaaaaattttcaggATCAAATTGCATTAAGTTGAAAATTCAGGTATTTTCTAAAACATTTAGTCcacttactttttctttttttttcatttgtcgCTTCTCTTAGAATAGTGGTGATTGAAGAAATTATGTAAGGGAATTCTAATAAAGTATGTGCTGTTAGATCTTTCTGTTATAGTAGATAATCTCATCATGCCGACAGCTTGAACCTTGTCATTATGTTTGTATATCACTCTTCTGGCATGGTCTAGGAAATTTGTCATCTTTGTTGATTTATGATTTCTGTGTTTCCTGGTTCTATTTCAATTATGAACACTGCTCATTCATTTGTGCACATGAAATTTCTGCTCATCTGCTTTTAATGTTATGCAATTCTGTCTTATGCTTGTAAGTACTCCTTAAGATCTCTTATGCATTAATGGTCTGAAGCATTCCTAATTTGTTAGCCTCTCTTTTACAGAATAAAGTTTATATTGAGATTCATATTTTGCAGAATCAGCAGCTGCTGCTACTGAGGATTCTCTCAATTCTTCCAAAGAGGTAGATGGTTGCGAATGACcttctatattttttcttagtaaaatttattgattAAGACGGAATTTGCTAATTGGATTTTGGTATCTCTTGTTGTCACTGGTTGTGTAAAAAACAATTGCAGGTAACCGGTTTAAGTGTCCCTAATTCCAAGAGTGAGCCATATGGTGATGTTGGCAGCACCATTGCAATGAGCCAGTCGGCTGGTAGAGAAGGAGCATCTTCTCAACCCCGGTCTGATCCTGTTGGATCCGTTCAAATTTATCCTGCCCAATCATCTACAAGGAGAAGCCAAGGTGTTAATGCTAATTATTTGCTAAACTTCCATTATGATCCAATTTCTCGGCCACAGCCAAGGACCCAGCCCAGGGTACCTCCTCCAAGACGACAACAAAAGATCAAACCTTACAATAAGGACCTATTCCTCCAAGCAAATTACAAATTTGTTGTGCTGGACACTGGAAATTATGAAGTCGAATCAATGGATCCAGATAAAATGTTTCAATGGGAAGATATTATCTGTGTAAGGTACTCTACCCCGGCACCGGTGCAATGCCCGATTTGCTTAGAAAGCCCTCTTTGCCCGCAGATAACTTCCTGCGGTCATATCTACTGTTTCCCTTGCATTTTGAGGTATCTTCTAATGGGCGAAGAGGATCATAAAGGCGAGAGCTGGAAAAAGTGTCCCCTATGTTTCATGATGATATCTACAAAGGATTTGTACACTATCCTTATTGAGAACGTCAAGCAGTTTCATGTTGGAGATTACGTAACATTTACGCTCCTTAGCAGATCGAAAAATTCACTAGTTCCCTCACTTAAAAATCAGAATTCTGAATGTCCTTTTCCATTAGAAGGTGAAGGTGCCAGTGACTCGTTTTCGAAGTTCATTTTAACCTCTGATGTGGAGCTATCTGTACGAGAAGCCAAAGCAGATCTTAATAACTGGCTACATAAAGCCGACTGTGGAGTTGTCGATGACTTGGAGAAGCTTCCATATGTTTGTGCTGCTCTGGACCAGCTAGAGGAGAGAATGAAATCTTGGATGGAGCATCGGCTGTATAGCAGCAGCCCTCCCCTAATGAGTAATCCCTCTCCTCCATCTAGCCAGAAGGTTATGCGGACCCTTCATAAGGTACCACCTAATTTGTTGAACTTATATTCAGATGGAAACAGCGCCCACTTAGATACTTCAGGGTCAGTTTTTGGTGAGAATCATACTGGTATAAAACAGCGCAAAACCTTTTTTGGTGGGGAAGTTGGTATCGACAGTTCTCCATGCTCACTGGCTGGTTCTCCTGAACAATTAAAGAACTCTGAGAAAGCTCTATTATCAAATGATGAAGACAAAGCTGTGGAGGTACATTTGGTTGACCGGAAGGATGCAAAGGAAAGGGACTCATACACATTCTACCAGGTTGTTATATGTTGATGCATGTTTGCCTTTGATAACTATGCAAATCATTTCATTATTTGTCCTGTATGTTTTCTGCCTTCTAATCTTGCGCTGCGTTGGCTTTTCGCAGGTGGCTGATGGTCAGCACCTGATTCTTCACCCGCTTAACATGAAGTGTCTTCTGCATCATTATGGTGGCTATGATATGCTTCCACCCAGGTAATGGGCCTTTAAATATTTGAAAGTACCTGTAAACTTTCACCATTACTGCTATTCTTCGATATTGTAAGGTGTATATTAAGGATAACAAGCAAATGCATATGACAACTTTGTTATTCGTGCTGTTTAATGATAAGAGGTTGACAATGCTAGATGTgttcattttcctttttgagGGAAGCATTGTTTCGGAATTTCTGATGCTATTGGTCATCACTTTAATCTTTTTGATTGTAGTAAAATGCTTTTAGTGCAGACTTAGCGGAAAAATATTGGAGCTGGAGAGTGTAACTCAGTCCGAAGCTATGAGAAGGCGCTATCGGTTCTTGAGTCACTTCTCTTTAACAACAATATTTCAGGTAATTCGAGTCATTAATCAATCTTTGTTGCATTTTCCCCCACCTTAAAAGAGATTGTTACTATTGTTATCTTATGCAGCTTTGTGAAATTGATCTGAGTGACGTACTGCCTCCCAGTTCATTGTCACCATTCATGGACGAAATAAAAAAGCGTGAGAAACAGAGAAACCGGCTCGCTAAAAAGGTATTATGAAATTGTATTTGATAGTATTGGTACTATTTGGGAATCTTCTCTAGTCCTTTTCATATCTATTTTCTGGCGTTTTATGCAATTATACGATTTGCTCTCCTAATTGTTAGCTTTGTTTCAGGAGATAGTTTCTTAGAAAATGACCGGCTGTGGTTTTTCCAATTATTAGCTTTGTGTCCTTGTGCTTAACACCCTTTCCTAATTTATTGTATGTTTAGGAgcaagatgagagagaaaaggcTGAAGCTGCTGCGGCGAAGGCTGAAGCTGCTGCAATGCATGCTAAAGCGATACGTGATCCAAGTGATCCGAGAGATTTTTCCCACAAGGATGCAATTTTCTCATTGGATGACTTCGAAGGTAAACTACCTTGTGCAACTATTGTAAATCAgatttgaaatatatttcaGTCCTGATGGTTCCTACTACTTTAAGCTTAGACATTTGATGCTGGTTGGAAGTTTTTGGATTTCCCAAAGATTTCAATTGTATAGAATTCAGATAACCATAATAAATCTTGATTGATTTCAGCCACAATGCCGTAATACATTGAGCGAAGTTCTATACGTTGATGAAGCATGTTGCCACTTTCATTTTGTCGCTATTAAGGACGGTACAAAATATTACAACTGATGAAGAAAGTGAATTTAAATTGGTCCAATAGCTCCTTTTGGCCAATTTGGCTTGACATTCTAATGCTAGGTCTTCTCATCGATTTTGAAGTATTTGCCGTTGTTTGAATTTTTAGCACAAGCCTAAGTTTGGTAAGATGAATAAATTTATATCTCACATTATTGTCATACAGTGATCTAATTAGCTTTCTGTTCCCTCTTAAAGCGTTAGGAAGCAGTGCTCCGCCTTCTACTAGCCCTCCATCATCTGGCGAGAGAAAGCTATTCTCTGATGTGACGCGCCTCGGTTTTGCCTCTGCCCATGATTCTCCTTCCTTGAGAGTTGGATCTGTTGGGTCATCTGGAACCATGAAAGAGAGCATGACTGAAGCTTCTAACAATCATGGTACGTCTTAAACTCGCGCTGCTTGCTTGAAACGCAGTGTCCAAACTTCAGATTTGTCGATTATTATTTCTTATACCCAATTTTGGCATCTGTTTTTAATACATGTAATGATGGAAGCATTATTATATAAGGTTAGAATTTAATTACAGCTTAAGACTTTCCAGGCGGGGTTAAGATTAATGAAGGCACACAAGGCAACTATTCTTATTCCGGTCAAACTCCAAGCGTAAAACCAATAATTGAGGTTGCTTAGGATTTTGACTCACCCTGTCGGTGAAAATACTAGagcgatatcagagcatatCAAAGATGTTTTCGGTTTATTCCTTCCAGTTCAAAGAGTGGTATCGGAGCTGTATCACTCCAGTGTCATTTGCGAGGGCGTTTCTTTGGACAAACACCATCCAGTTCTTTAATCCTGTCCTTCATTGAGTTTATGCCTTTCCAGATTAAAAagttgcttttttttattttataatataagtTAGTCTGATGCTTGAGATTGAACCCCTTGGGTACAGTATCATGTTCGTATAAGATATAAAACATTTGaagtataaaatatatcatGAGATACCTGCTTTGAGCGCACCATTTGGTGCGACTAAAGTTGCTTTTACGGCTTCTGTTATCCTCTCCATGCGCAGGTCCTTCGTCCGTGACCACGCTGTCTTTCGCGAACGCGATATCGTCCGCGAGAGCCGTCGAGAGACCggaagaagcgcaccgagcaaACGGGTTCggtaaaagaggaaagaaaccGGCGGCCCGGGTGCTCCTCTCGACCTCTAGCGGCCGCCGCTACTGATCGAGGAATTGCTTCCGGTAAACTCTTAACAAGCTTGTACAATAGACATGTAAATTTGTTCATCATAGAGTTCCAACTCGAAAACCCACTCGCAAtgctttgtttttattttattttattttatcttattttatttattttttccctgCCTTGTTTAAGCCTTAAACTGCTTTGTCTGAGACGTGGTTTTTGCCCTTTCCCACTTTCCTGGGATGTTGTTGTTCtgtgtaattatatatattcgcAACTTTGCGGATCGTTAACTGGGTACTGggtaatgaaaataaaacagtattattatttagataaaGACGTATCGGATCCAAGCGTGCATGAGAGATGAATGAAGAAGTTATTTTTCCACATACAAATTTAGGCCCGAGTCTGGTGTCATTgctgtttttttcttttggtaaacactgattatatataatttgattttttcgagtttttttttttttatatttttttatagttggTTAGTTTTTAATGTAGCCGGCTAAGTGGTAGATAACAATttgtttgaaataattttaaaaagaaaaaaaaagtcatttctaattttttgtcctcgtcaaataattttttatttctagatgAAAGAATTataagtaatttattttttattttcacatctttttttatatataaatataaagtttatttATTAGAGTAGAAAGTAAATACGATACCAAACGCCTTAGCTTTATGATCGTGTGTTTTAGGTTTGGAGCTTTTATATGTTGCTGTGGAGTAAAGCTCATGGAAAAAATTAGAGTGCCTTTTCCAATACTCGAATAgtgttattttatatataatattcttttgAACGACGGATCGTTACATCATCATCTTAAGTTTGAAGTCTAGCtctttgatggttggtatttgGAATTTTaggtttaaagtttaaactgttttatatttttagttgattttaaaaatcgaaaaaaagaagaagaaaggattCCTTAGTAGCATTTTTTCGTCaaatattttgcttttgatCTTATGTTACAGGAAaagcttcaacttttttttttttttttttttttttttttttttttttttttcttctgagagagataggtaacacgctatccgtttcgtttatttcatttagaaataaatttagctggaaatgtgaatcaattagaattcaaacttgagagctcgggtaccaaccatcaagtcctttgctatttactctagggacggtagaatttcaacattttatattgtcaaaatttCTTTTGTGGGGTGGGGGTAAAACTTTCATAGGAAACTCTCCGAGGACATCTCTTTGGGGAGTCCTCATCCGCTCTCATTTGTTAATTTTGTTTCCATCTGATAAAAttgttacatatttttttatactaaaattcaaaattaactacatttttaaaaaaattataatttttatatagagataaaaataaCAAGTACAACGAATTGGAGCTCCCCAATGAAACGTAGTTGGGGTCCTTGGGGAGCTCCTCAAGTTTGAGTTTTCCTTAGAATGGAGGTGAACTCaagtttacaaaatttataagtttttgactctttgactcttttttttttttaataaaaaaattaataagaccaGACCCATGGTTATATTCTAGCCATATATAGCCTAGAGCTTAAAACTTTGACCTATAGGTCATTCTGAAATACTCCCCTCAACTACTTTTTTTNAAGTTAAAAATCACAATAGACTTTTGAATAACTctgtaaattattattattattatttattaaccGTTAGTTGTTCGCCaagtttattttctataaagtgattaaagttattaaatttaataaaaatattattaatatatttgataaaacttttatttttatttttcttttgactaAAAATGACTGAATTTCCAAAAAAATCACAACTGCGGAgattctcaaataaaaaaagaagttaaactGAGATAGGGCTTatcttaaaaaagaaatatagttGAGGATTtcctatacatttttaccttaaatATACAGTAGTATGTGAGAATATCGAAAAAGTAGGAGGACTATGGCATAAATTTTACCCTGATCAAGAGAACACGGGGTCTTCGTCCTCGTcttcgccgcctcctcctcctcctcctcttcttctccctctcgaTCGATCCATCGAAGCCCCTTTCTCACGGGAtccctagggtttgatctcacgCGACGCCGTACTCGACCGCATTAGGAGGCGGAGCAGAGATGAAGAGGGTCTTCGGCGGCAAGAAGAACAAGGACCCGCCTCCCACGATCCAGGACGCCACCGATCGGGTACTCTCCCCCTCTCTCGATTTCTCGAGGAAATTCGGattttttatctgattttgTGTATTTTTTGGTCGAAATTTCTGTGATGTGATGATTTTGGAGAATCGTTTTGGTGTTCTTTGTTTGTGGGATGAGAATGTTAGGGTTTTACTGCAAATGCTTCGATCCTTTTGTTATTCAGTATATTGAACCCTTTCAAACTGTTGCGTTGGTAGCAATTTAGATTCCAGTAAGACATGTAATGGTAAATTTGCACCAAAATATGCTATTGGTACAGTTTTCCTCGATTCCTcgaagaaattattttttttttttcactccgattttaTGTGCTTTTAGATTGAAATTACTTCGACATATTGATATAGGGGATCtaaagttagggttttgatgGCAATAGTTAGGGTTTTTCTGATGAATCCCACAATATAGTAGCAAATGACCTACCTCTTTAAGTGACCCTTTCAAACTGTGGCGTTTTGCATCAATTTAGGTTCCAATAAGAAAAGAATTAGTAGATTTGAATGAACATATGCAATTGGTAAACTGAGCTTCAGATTTTTATAACATGATATTATGTTGCTCAATTACTCTTTGGGCTCTTAGGAAATCACAGTGATGTTTtatggagatgatgatgatgatgatgatgatgatgatgactaTATGATGTTTGAGGAGTCACAACTCACAATGCTTTGGCCatttgtcaaaaattataaaaaagtgTTACATGGTACATTGGATTATATGCTGCTTTCTCCAATAGTTCAGAGATatagtggtttttttttctttttttctaatttggtTGAGTTCTATTGTTCTAGCTT
This DNA window, taken from Ananas comosus cultivar F153 linkage group 21, ASM154086v1, whole genome shotgun sequence, encodes the following:
- the LOC109726169 gene encoding RING finger protein 10 → MSLTPTDATGSASSPTSRAPLPSPSPVHGHPSDLRSPRRSPPPDASVVDGGGGGGGGDGAVECHESAAAATEDSLNSSKEVTGLSVPNSKSEPYGDVGSTIAMSQSAGREGASSQPRSDPVGSVQIYPAQSSTRRSQGVNANYLLNFHYDPISRPQPRTQPRVPPPRRQQKIKPYNKDLFLQANYKFVVLDTGNYEVESMDPDKMFQWEDIICVRYSTPAPVQCPICLESPLCPQITSCGHIYCFPCILRYLLMGEEDHKGESWKKCPLCFMMISTKDLYTILIENVKQFHVGDYVTFTLLSRSKNSLVPSLKNQNSECPFPLEGEGASDSFSKFILTSDVELSVREAKADLNNWLHKADCGVVDDLEKLPYVCAALDQLEERMKSWMEHRLYSSSPPLMSNPSPPSSQKVMRTLHKVPPNLLNLYSDGNSAHLDTSGSVFGENHTGIKQRKTFFGGEVGIDSSPCSLAGSPEQLKNSEKALLSNDEDKAVEVHLVDRKDAKERDSYTFYQVADGQHLILHPLNMKCLLHHYGGYDMLPPRLSGKILELESVTQSEAMRRRYRFLSHFSLTTIFQLCEIDLSDVLPPSSLSPFMDEIKKREKQRNRLAKKEQDEREKAEAAAAKAEAAAMHAKAIRDPSDPRDFSHKDAIFSLDDFEALGSSAPPSTSPPSSGERKLFSDVTRLGFASAHDSPSLRVGSVGSSGTMKESMTEASNNHGPSSVTTLSFANAISSARAVERPEEAHRANGFGKRGKKPAARVLLSTSSGRRY